GTACTGTGTGTTTTGGTCTAAAATAATTGATAAATGTCTTTTATAAAAGGTTCTGTCATAGCAATCTTATCTTCAGTTTTGTCTAGTATATTTAGAGAAACACGTTAAAcatcctttatttattttaatcttactTGCAATGGAAAACCAGCGAAAATTAACCTTGAAATACTATATTTGTAGTTTTATCCTTCAAAATTGCTATGTCCCTCTGCAGCCAGAAactttaaactgttttaatgtcatcatctaatattcattatatattaaaataataatataatcttATTGCtattacaacaataaaattgtcaaaaagtgtttttaaagaacaCTGTCGTGTCTTTTACGTCAAGCTTCGATTGAATGCTGTTttgaaaactaaaaacataatttttgcaAGATTTTAGTATGTACAGAGGTTTAGCTAGCTCTGGAACAAGATAACGTACCTTCCGATGATTCATATAACAAGATATGGTGATAACACTTTTTTGATCAGGCGTTTAAACCAGCTACCAATCGGGGTCCTGAAGAGGTCCGAATTCAAAGCGGAATTCGACGCCTCACGACAACAGAAAGGAGgagaattgggacgcagcattTTTACTACGAAATCTTACATTTCCGACGTATTTGTGAAACCAGAGGAAAGTTTTCAGAAAGGTCTGTTTTTACGTGCAAATTACTCGGAATGAACATATATATTTACGAATGTTTTATGCACGAGGCCAATGTCTCTAACATCTCCAGTTCACACAAACAGTGATTGACACCTTCAGTGAAGCTCCTCCTACATCAATCCACCAATAAATACCAGAAACCAACAAGCAGAAGAATCACTTCAGGTGTAAGAACTGAAATCTTCACACTGTTGTTGGAGTTACTGGAAGAGAAGCTTGAGAACACGAGAGATCCAGAActacacagaacacaaactgagggactgaagaacacagaggTTGGTTTCtgattttctttgttatttatttctagATAGAATCTAGTTTAATGAATTGTGTGGTTATTGGTAGACCATTGAAGCAGAAGATTAGCactatgaataaataaagtaaaatacatGAATGATCATAACTTTGTATAGTATATAATCTGGTATAGATTCAGTAGAATTGCATTAATCATGTAACAGTAGAGTGACCAGATCACACATCCTGATTTAAGTTGTACAGCACAACATTTTGACCTTTTGTTCCACATTTTCATCAGTCTGTTGCTTTTTAATAGTCATGGTGAATAATAACATGAATATGTTCTTTTCTTGACTACATGAGACGCAGTCTGTTGGTTTTAGTTGTCATATATTGTTTTACATGCCAATTTTTTGCAGCATAGTTTCTGCTGTACTGtactttgttcttttaaagggacagcttctaaataaatcacagtctatttttaatgttcataaaacaaaaaaagacaaagaaaacatCACTTGTGCTCTTGACTGGTGTAACTCAAATAAAGATTGAtctatattcaatttatagaGTGAATATTATACACTGTTACTTCACATCTGATGTCTTTAAATTTTGTATCTGAAATCTTTAACGTTGAGTCTTGATTTATACTTTATTCATTCTCTctaaaccactgaaacatcatggcagtaatgatttttattataaaacacataattcGGTAACAAAAATTATTATAGTAAACATACATTTGCTCTCTGATTTGCGCAAAGTTTTTTAATCACATTAttgctttttctgctgaaaatctaattttatgttttaatttgaaCAGAGTAAAATTTGAATATTCTCTTCAAGGGTGGCAACTTTAATCCAAGCAATTCTCACTGCACTGAATTAAACTAAAATCTTGTCCTGTGCTGTTGTTTTGTACAATTGTAAAACTGTGTTTAACAGATCGTTTTTTTCACTTCAGATATGATGGAAGTGAATAAGGACAGTCAAGATGAAGTAAAAGATCCTGATGAGAAACATCAACATGCACAAAAATTCCAGAAAGTTTCACAGAGAAAAGCTCTGAGAACAGGAGACAAAAAGAGCGATAAGCACCAGACAGGAGTGAAAGCATTTGCATGCCTaaagtgtggaaagacttttacaaatacaagtcACCTTAAGACAcatatgagaattcacactggagagaaaccgttcacatgtctacagtgtggaaagagttttacaaacacaagtaaccttaagaaacacatgagaattcacaccggagacaAACCTCACggatgtctacagtgtggaaattGTTATACGAATACAAGTCaccttaagacacacatgaggattcacaccggagagaaacctcactcatgtctacagtgtggaaagacttttacacaaacaggaagccttaagacacacatgaggattcacaccgGAGAAAAACCTCACGTATGtcaacagtgtggaaagacttttacacaaacaggaCACCTTAAGagacacatgaggattcacactggagataAACCTgacgcatgtctacagtgtggaaagacttttacacatTCAGGAAGCCTTAAGatacacatgagaattcacactggagagaaacctcacgcatgtctactGTGTGAaaagacttttacacaaacaggtaaccttaagacacacatgagaattcacactggagagaaacctcacgcatgtctactGTGTGGAAATTGTTATACGAGTACAAGTCAccttaaaacacacatgagaattcacactggagagaaacctcacgcatgtctacagtgtggaaagagttttacaaatacgAGTAACtttaagacacacatgagaattcacaccggagacaaacctcacgcatgtctactTTGTGGAAATTGTTATACGAATACAAGTCaccttaagacacacatgaggattcacactggagagaaacctcacgcatgtctacagtgtggaaattGTTATACGAATACAAGTCaccttaagacacacatgagaattcacactggagagaaacctcacgcatgcctacagtgtggaaagacttttacacaaacaggaagccttaagacacacatgaggattcacaccggagaaaaacctcacgcatgtcaacagtgtggaaagacttttacacaaacaggaCACCTTAAGattcacatgagaattcacactggagagaaacctcacgcatgtctaaagtgtggaaagacttttacaaatacaagtcaccttaagacacacatgagaattcacactggagagaaacctcacgcatgtcaacagtgtggaaagagttttagacATTCAGGAAGCCTGACGatacacatgagaattcacactggagagaaacctcacgcatgtcaaCAGTgttgatagatctggatagaaacataaagttgtttcttgttttatttcattttattattctatttcatttatcccatttattacaatattcatctatcatatgtattcattcctatattttaatattcacttctattcgtgtaatttgctccttactttccttttgtttaacctcgttgagtgttgtattgtgtcttatgctgatatgagtatctgttggtctccatctcaaggttcataattATGTTAtaagacaatgttttgatactgtaatcttgaatgttaaaaactcatattgaatctgtttctagtcagacaaagtttggcagagcttgactgagcatcaacacacaactgagattattcaataaatcatttgtctgtctatttaacatcacttcgtctcctgcctgctgttcttcccttcagctctatatctccctggtggttgggttaaaggattgactcacaacggagttgataattccaggtgtaatttgttcttgacggagagagatctagtgaagcTGGACTCAAAGCTAAGATCTACAAGTCATATCTCATATTTGGATctatcagtgtggaaagagttttacaaacaCAAGTAGCCTTACGGCCCACATGAGAATTcccaccggagagaaacctcatgCATGctttacagtgtggaaagacttttacataAACAGGAAACCTTCActcacacatgagaattcacaccggagagaaagcGCTTGCATgccttcagtgtggaaagagtttcacacgtAAAACAAGTCTTAAGACACACATGACAATTCACTGTCAATAATTGCAAGGGGGCAGATTCTAGACTCAGACAGATATGGACAAAACTCACTCTTTAATAACTCAAAAGAACCACGAGGGGACAAACAGTGAAATCAAAACACTTCCCATGAagggacaaaacaaacaaaacccaaaaatatcaaacaaagcTAACTCATTATTACAGGTCAGACACAGTGTGAGATACAAAACACTATGAAGGATGCAAGAAAGATTCAATTTCAGACAGGAACAAAGCAAATTGAACCAACACagcacagaaaacacaaggcCATTAAATAGGGAAACTAACAAGGCTTAATAACAATGGGCAGGTTTGGGGAATCAGACACTGACGGGATTCTAATGAGGGCTAAGAGAACACATGgcatataaaaggaaaataaaatggatATTATTTAGAAAGACAGAAATTTATTAAAGGACTATTATTAAAGGTGAAACTATCAGCAAATGGCAAGATAAATGGAACAAGGAAAACCAGGGAGAACATTTGATAAAATCCAGAAGGAAGTAGAAAAGATGAGGATAGGGGGCAAAGAACTAAAGAGGAATATACAATATCAAGATTAAGACTGGGCCATACAAGCAGAGCCAATCCAGCCCAGGCCTTTAAGCAGAATTTTATTTGGGGTTTCCCTATGGCCCCAATACAACCCActtttgtcaatgtttgattACTTGCATGCACACATTAGGCCTAACACACCCTAATTCTAGAAGTTGTAGCTGTGTTTGGCATGTAggaatgttataaaaacaaaaacacttaaacCTTGCATTACAAGGTTACatgattgtcaaaacatttgatcGTTTTTATTACATCCAATTGTAGGGGAACTGCCCTTTAAATGATGAGCACAGACCATAATAAGGTGGTGGATGCATTTAATTTCAATGCCTTTAActatttgcaaatattttatttaaaaaataaattttactcCAACCAAAACCCATAGACCCCCTTTTAAAACCCCACAGCCCTTGAACTGTGGTAAGTTACCACTCTGGTAAAGAGGATAACATTATGATGTACATCTCCCTGCTAGAACGTTTTTGAAGGATACATCatgatatttatgtttttcttttaaaaaaattaaaaggcTCTCTGCGcaattaaatcctaatatgCTGTGCCGGAAAATATAACTGTCGCGAGCGCAGGACCGATTAAAATATATAGTAGCAAGTtctagggatgctccgatccaccttttttgctt
This region of Triplophysa dalaica isolate WHDGS20190420 chromosome 7, ASM1584641v1, whole genome shotgun sequence genomic DNA includes:
- the LOC130425940 gene encoding gastrula zinc finger protein XlCGF57.1-like — encoded protein: MMEVNKDSQDEVKDPDEKHQHAQKFQKVSQRKALRTGDKKSDKHQTGVKAFACLKCGKTFTNTSHLKTHMRIHTGEKPFTCLQCGKSFTNTSNLKKHMRIHTGDKPHGCLQCGNCYTNTSHLKTHMRIHTGEKPHSCLQCGKTFTQTGSLKTHMRIHTGEKPHVCQQCGKTFTQTGHLKRHMRIHTGDKPDACLQCGKTFTHSGSLKIHMRIHTGEKPHACLLCEKTFTQTGNLKTHMRIHTGEKPHACLLCGNCYTSTSHLKTHMRIHTGEKPHACLQCGKSFTNTSNFKTHMRIHTGDKPHACLLCGNCYTNTSHLKTHMRIHTGEKPHACLQCGNCYTNTSHLKTHMRIHTGEKPHACLQCGKTFTQTGSLKTHMRIHTGEKPHACQQCGKTFTQTGHLKIHMRIHTGEKPHACLKCGKTFTNTSHLKTHMRIHTGEKPHACQQCGKSFRHSGSLTIHMRIHTGEKPHACQQC